One window of the Salvia splendens isolate huo1 chromosome 1, SspV2, whole genome shotgun sequence genome contains the following:
- the LOC121793754 gene encoding uncharacterized protein LOC121793754: MELPESVPPPAPLSEKKENVTPMNPKIAELAESRQELVSRIQNLKQDLQSWRMKLDTQVKVYRDELSELKKSLNTEVDQLRTEFQELRTTLQQQQEDVAASLKNLGDDLGEPKELGGTRDVEANKSVDQDSPKDEGKATHQS, translated from the exons ATGGAACTTCCGGAATCCgttcctcctccagctcctctcTCCGAG AAAAAGGAGAATGTGACGCCGATGAATCCCAAGATAGCG GAATTGGCCGAATCCCGGCAGGAGCTTGTCAGCAGAATACAGAATCTTAAACAG GACCTCCAAAGCTGGAGAATGAAGCTGGATACGCAAGTTAAGGTTTACCGTGAT GAGCTCTCAGAGCTTAAGAAGTCACTAAATACTGAAGTTGATCAGCTACGAACA GAATTTCAAGAGCTGAGGACTACTCTCCAACAGCAGCAGGAAGACGTTGCAGCCAGCCTGAAAAATCTAGGG GATGATCTTGGAGAACCAAAGGAGCTCGGAGGCACGAGAGACGTGGAAGCCAACAAGAGTGTAGATCAAGATTCACCAAAAGACGAGGGTAAAGCAACTCATCAGTCATGA